The Proteus sp. ZN5 genome includes the window CTGCCAATAAATGCAGAACCGTATTGGTCGAGCCACCCATTGCAATATCTAAGATCATCGCATTTTCAAAAGCTTCTTTTTTAGCGATATTGCGTGGTAATGCGGACTCATCATCTTTTTCATAATAGCGCTTGGTTAATTCAACAATGCGCTTGCCTGCGTTAATAAAAAGCGTTTCACGATCTGCGTGTGTTGCAAGTAATGAACCATTTCCTGGTTGAGATAATCCCAGAGCCTCTGTTAAACAGTTCATTGAGTTTGCGGTAAACATACCTGAACAGGATCCACAGGTTGGGCACGCTGATCGTTCGATTTGCTCACTATCCGCATCGCTGACATTTGGATTTGCCCCTTGGATCATGGCATCAACCAGATCCAATTTGATCAGTTGGTCTGAAAGCTTCGTTTTACCTGCTTCCATAGGACCACCAGAAACAAAAATAACCGGAATATTTAAACGTAAAGACGCCATTAACATTCCTGGGGTGATCTTGTCGCAGTTTGAGATACACACCATCGCATCAGCACAGTGTGCATTAACCATATATTCCACAGAGTCTGCGATAAGTTCACGGGATGGCAAAGAGTAAAGCATGCCACCATGTCCCATTGCGATACCATCATCAACCGCAATGGTATTAAATTCTTTAGCGACACCACCAGCGGCTTCAATTTGCTCAGCAACGAGTTTTCCTAAATCCCGCAGATGCACATGACCCGGTACAAATTGCGTAAATGAGTTCACAACTGCGATAATGGGTTTACCAAAATCAGCATCAGTCATTCCCGTTGCACGCCATAAGGCACGGGCTCCAGCCATATTACGACCGTGTGTCGTTGTCGCTGAACGGTATTTAGGCATTTTTCACACTCCTGCGATAAAGAAAGCGAGTAGGGAACGATCTACCCGCTAAACAAATTTATTTGATTATGTTTATGAATTGATTGGATCTAACCAGCCGTATTTATCTTCTGTTTCACCCGTAAACAGACCAAAGAATGCTTTTTGAATTGCTTTGGTCACAGGGCCACAACGTCCGATACCTACTTGGATACCATCAACACTACGTACTGGTGTAATCTCTGCGGCTGTACCTGACATAAAGACTTCATCTGCAAGATAAAGTGATTCACGAGAAAGCACTTGTTCACGCACTTCATAACCTAGATCTTTTGCTAATTTGATTATGGCATCACGCGTGATCCCTGGCAGTGCTGATGAAGTAAATGGAGGTGTAAAAATAACGCCATCTTTTACTTCAAATAGGTTTTCACCAGCACCTTCGGATAAATAGCCATGAACATCTAATGCAATCCCTTCTTGGTAACCATGACGGCGAGCTTCACTTCCCACTAATAATGAAGATAAATAGTTACCACCAGCTTTAGCTGCGGTTGGAATAGTATTTGGTGCAGCACGGTGCCAAGAAGAAACCATTGCATCAATACCTTTATCTAAAGCTTCTTCACCGAGATATGCTCCCCATGGGAATGCAGCAATGATCACATCTGTTTTATAGCCTGCAGGTGGGTTAACCCCCATACCAACATCACCAATAAAAACTAATGGACGAATATAAGCACTGACTAATTTGTTTTTACGTAAGGTTTCACGACATGCTTCCATTAACTCATCAACACTTTGCTCAACAGGCATACGATAAATTTTGGCTGAGTCATGTAAACGTTGCATATGCTCACGATGGCGAAATACCACAGGACCTTTATGAGAATTGTAACAACGCACACCTTCAAATACGGAAGTACCATAATGCAATGCGTGAGACATCACATGAACCTTTGCCTCAGCCCATGGAACCATTTCACCGTTAAACCAAATATAATCAGCTTGCTTTGTCATTCTTTTATCCTTACATGGCACTTAGTGCATTCATGAATCGTAATTTTTCTTTCTGTTGATGTGATACTTGAATACCTGCAACATCAGCTAACTTTGTTAACTGGCTGCACAGAAGCTCTAATGGACGCGGACTACTCACCGTCAGACTTAAATTAATATTGTTACTCTCTGTGATATTCATATTCATTGAGCATATATGAAAACCACGATGACGGATAACTCTCAGGATACGTTCTAAGATCTCTGGGCAAAAACGGGCTTCAATTGTGATATTGTGTTGGTTCATTTTGATTTCTCCATCATCTCATCATTGCTTGCGCCCGGCGGAACTAAAGGCCAGACATTTTCTGCGTCATCGATAGATACCTGTAATAAGTAAGGGCCATCGCTCTCTAATAAACATTTTATTGCATCAGCAACTTGTGCTTTTTCTGTAATGCGTTGCCCCGGGATATCAAAAGCTTTGGCTAAGGCAACAAAGTCTGGATTGTCTGTTAAAATGGTTTCGCTATAACGTTGTTCAAAAAACAACTCTTGCCATTGGCGAACCATCCCAAGACGTTGGTTATCTAATAACACCAATTTGATAGGTAATTGCTTACGTTTAATTGTGCCCAGCTCCTGCACATTCATCATAAAAGAGCCGTCGCCTGATACACAGATAACACATGCATCTGGTCTAGCTATTTGAGCACCTACCGCAGCAGGGATACCAAATCCCATCGTGCCTAAACCACTTGAGGTGATAAAATTTTCAGGTGTATCAAATGTCATATGTTGTGCTGACCACATTTGATGTTGGCCGACATCTGTTGTCACAACCGTATTCTCAGGTTTCGCATCTGATAATTGTTTTAATAATAATGGTGCATAAATTGCAGAACCGGGATGGTCATAACGCCAAGCGTGTTCTGCTTTTAATTCTTGAATTTCTTGTTGCCAAGCAGCGATGGATAATGGCTGAGACAATGCAGGTAACAACGCTTTTGCATCACCCAATAACGCAACATGCGCCTGTTTCAATTTATTTAATTCTGCATGGTCGATATCGATATGGATAACCTTTGCATTAGGTGCAAAAGTATTTAATCGACCCGTTACGCGATCATCAAAACGTGCACCAACAGCAATTAATAAATCACTACGCTGAACAGCATAATTTGCCGCTTTAGTACCATGCATACCTAACATGCCTAAATAATTGGCATCTAACGCATCAGCACAGCCCAAACCTTTTAAAGTGGAAACAACGGGCATTCCTGTTTGCGTCACAAATTCTCTTAACGTTTCCACAGCATTACTCATGGCAACACCACCACCTACATATAAAATAGGTTTTTGTGCCTTCGCTAACATCTGCATCGCTTGTGTCAGCTCTTGTGCTGGATAAGGAAACTCTTGCTCTTCGGGTAATTCATAGCTTGATAAATGGGAAGCATCAGCCAATTGAACATCTTTAGGAATATCAATTAAAACAGGCCCAGGGCGGCCTTGAGATGCGATAGAAAATGCCTCTGATAACACTCTCGGTAATTCATCAACGTTTGAAACTAAAAAACTATGTTTTGTACACGCCAACGAAAGACCTAAAACATCAATTTCTTGGAATGCATCAGTACCAATTAAATCGGAAGCAACTTGCCCAGTGATAGCAACAACAGGCACAGAATCTAACAATGCATCAGCAAGCCCAGTGATAACATTAGTAGCGCCTGGGCCTGATGTCGCGATACAAACACCCGTTGTACCTGTAGAGCGAGCAAAACCAATAGCAGCAATTGCAGCACCTTGTTCATGGCGACATAAAATATGTTCAACACCGCCATCATAAAGGGCATCGTAAACAGGCATGATCGCACCGCCAGGGTAACCAAAGACTGTTTCAACTTGATGTTTTCGTAATGCCTGTACTAACCACTGTGCTCCATTCATTCTCTCACCCTGCCATCTTAACTTCTTGTTTAATTTGAATTTATTTTCTATTTAATCTCTTTTTCAAACTTAGGCTCAAAAAAAACCCCCGCGCCTTTCGGTGCGGGGGTTTTTAAGAGATCCGGCTAGTTTAGTTAGCCTTTCTTCGTCCTAGTGCAGCCCCGCACGGTGGGTTAATAATCACCACCACGCTGACAATAATTAGGCTAATCACTAGGACGATAGTATTCATAGTTTTATAACTTCTTTTCTTATTAAAATGTTTGTTGTGTTGTGTTTTCTTTCACTCTGTCCTTTTAGAGTTATC containing:
- the ilvM gene encoding acetolactate synthase 2 small subunit yields the protein MNQHNITIEARFCPEILERILRVIRHRGFHICSMNMNITESNNINLSLTVSSPRPLELLCSQLTKLADVAGIQVSHQQKEKLRFMNALSAM
- the ilvE gene encoding branched-chain-amino-acid transaminase, whose product is MTKQADYIWFNGEMVPWAEAKVHVMSHALHYGTSVFEGVRCYNSHKGPVVFRHREHMQRLHDSAKIYRMPVEQSVDELMEACRETLRKNKLVSAYIRPLVFIGDVGMGVNPPAGYKTDVIIAAFPWGAYLGEEALDKGIDAMVSSWHRAAPNTIPTAAKAGGNYLSSLLVGSEARRHGYQEGIALDVHGYLSEGAGENLFEVKDGVIFTPPFTSSALPGITRDAIIKLAKDLGYEVREQVLSRESLYLADEVFMSGTAAEITPVRSVDGIQVGIGRCGPVTKAIQKAFFGLFTGETEDKYGWLDPINS
- the ilvL gene encoding ilv operon leader peptide, with product MNTIVLVISLIIVSVVVIINPPCGAALGRRKAN
- the ilvG gene encoding acetolactate synthase 2 catalytic subunit, whose protein sequence is MNGAQWLVQALRKHQVETVFGYPGGAIMPVYDALYDGGVEHILCRHEQGAAIAAIGFARSTGTTGVCIATSGPGATNVITGLADALLDSVPVVAITGQVASDLIGTDAFQEIDVLGLSLACTKHSFLVSNVDELPRVLSEAFSIASQGRPGPVLIDIPKDVQLADASHLSSYELPEEQEFPYPAQELTQAMQMLAKAQKPILYVGGGVAMSNAVETLREFVTQTGMPVVSTLKGLGCADALDANYLGMLGMHGTKAANYAVQRSDLLIAVGARFDDRVTGRLNTFAPNAKVIHIDIDHAELNKLKQAHVALLGDAKALLPALSQPLSIAAWQQEIQELKAEHAWRYDHPGSAIYAPLLLKQLSDAKPENTVVTTDVGQHQMWSAQHMTFDTPENFITSSGLGTMGFGIPAAVGAQIARPDACVICVSGDGSFMMNVQELGTIKRKQLPIKLVLLDNQRLGMVRQWQELFFEQRYSETILTDNPDFVALAKAFDIPGQRITEKAQVADAIKCLLESDGPYLLQVSIDDAENVWPLVPPGASNDEMMEKSK